The uncultured Methanomethylovorans sp. genome contains a region encoding:
- a CDS encoding VOC family protein: MQKIVPHLWFDKEATEAAKLYTSLLRDSKIIDITQIHGTPSGTAEMVALELSGQEFMLISAGPFFTFTPAISFLIACSSTEEVDTLWEQLSKDGTELMLLDAYPFSKRYTWVEDRYGLSWQVMHMGDRKFTQKITPTLMFTGDVCGKAEEAINTYTSVFSNSKVGDILRYVAGEGPDKEGTIQHASFMLEGQEFAAMDSAYEHSFTFNEAISFIVYCDTQDEIDYYWGKLSDVPEAEQCGWLKDKYGVSWQIVPTIMKEMMQNKDAVKLARVTEAFLKMKKFDIAELKKAYEGL; encoded by the coding sequence ATGCAAAAGATTGTCCCACATTTATGGTTTGATAAAGAAGCTACTGAGGCTGCAAAGCTTTACACTTCTCTTCTCAGGGATTCTAAAATCATTGACATCACACAGATTCATGGTACTCCTTCTGGAACAGCAGAAATGGTTGCTCTTGAATTATCAGGCCAAGAATTCATGCTGATATCAGCTGGACCTTTCTTTACATTTACTCCGGCAATATCATTCCTTATTGCCTGTAGCAGTACAGAAGAAGTGGATACGTTATGGGAGCAATTATCAAAAGACGGTACTGAGCTTATGCTTTTGGATGCATATCCTTTTAGCAAGAGATACACATGGGTGGAGGACAGATATGGTCTTTCATGGCAGGTAATGCACATGGGTGACAGAAAGTTTACACAGAAAATCACACCAACACTTATGTTCACCGGTGATGTGTGCGGGAAAGCGGAAGAGGCAATCAATACTTACACATCAGTGTTTAGTAATTCAAAAGTTGGTGACATTCTCCGCTACGTAGCAGGCGAGGGGCCCGATAAGGAAGGAACAATACAGCACGCTTCTTTCATGCTTGAAGGTCAGGAATTTGCAGCTATGGACAGTGCTTATGAGCATAGTTTTACTTTCAACGAAGCTATCTCGTTCATAGTGTACTGCGATACACAGGATGAAATCGATTACTACTGGGGAAAACTATCAGATGTTCCTGAAGCTGAACAGTGTGGCTGGCTGAAAGATAAGTATGGAGTATCATGGCAGATTGTGCCCACTATTATGAAAGAGATGATGCAGAACAAAGATGCCGTTAAATTAGCACGAGTAACTGAAGCGTTCCTTAAAATGAAGAAGTTTGATATTGCTGAATTGAAAAAAGCGTATGAGGGACTGTAG
- a CDS encoding transposase, whose product MKIHACVSCEGFPLIIQISSGKEHDRQHFIEVMEDIKVKTDGRPRTRPLEVLADAAYDDTEIRQYLRSRAIKSNIPINTRNSKRKKRGRPTRFDEETYHYRGTIERFFAWLKMGFRKLASRYERLNVVFKGLLDIACFLLCWKKV is encoded by the coding sequence ATAAAGATCCATGCATGTGTAAGTTGTGAAGGTTTTCCACTTATAATCCAAATATCTTCTGGAAAAGAGCACGATAGACAGCACTTCATTGAAGTTATGGAGGATATTAAGGTTAAGACCGATGGAAGACCAAGGACAAGACCTCTTGAAGTTCTGGCAGACGCTGCGTACGACGATACAGAAATCAGGCAGTACTTAAGGTCCAGAGCTATCAAAAGCAACATACCGATCAATACAAGGAACAGTAAAAGAAAGAAAAGAGGAAGACCTACTCGATTTGATGAAGAAACATATCATTACAGAGGAACTATAGAACGATTCTTTGCATGGTTGAAGATGGGATTTAGAAAATTAGCAAGTAGATATGAACGTCTTAATGTGGTTTTCAAAGGATTGTTAGATATTGCATGTTTCCTGTTGTGTTGGAAAAAGGTGTGA
- a CDS encoding Lrp/AsnC family transcriptional regulator: MEIEEIAIGVIAKHEDGVFQNQLWKELNIDSRKCSRVIAKLLKDGLITRESAVDNGARTFLLKAAHKEEPCFELLLSGEMFSPCAGCRDACQPESCERLTAWVLNLPKDDVDGQEASTTE; the protein is encoded by the coding sequence ATGGAAATCGAAGAAATAGCAATAGGAGTAATCGCTAAGCATGAGGACGGTGTGTTCCAGAACCAGTTATGGAAAGAACTGAATATAGACAGCCGTAAATGTTCAAGAGTTATAGCAAAGCTTCTAAAAGACGGTCTGATTACCCGTGAGTCTGCGGTGGACAACGGAGCAAGGACATTCTTGCTCAAAGCTGCCCACAAGGAGGAACCCTGTTTTGAGCTGTTGCTCTCAGGTGAGATGTTCTCACCTTGTGCAGGCTGTAGGGATGCATGTCAGCCGGAGTCTTGTGAAAGACTAACTGCATGGGTCTTGAACCTACCTAAAGACGACGTTGATGGCCAAGAGGCCAGTACAACTGAATAA
- a CDS encoding LSM domain-containing protein — MFPNKRVHKLVGSRVQVEMKGDLHLLEGLLKSADDYLNLHLVDTVEISNGQKLRSLGSVVLRGNNIILITPAEE; from the coding sequence TTGTTCCCGAATAAGAGAGTTCATAAACTGGTTGGATCGAGAGTCCAGGTTGAAATGAAAGGAGATCTACACCTTCTAGAGGGTTTGCTCAAAAGTGCGGATGATTATCTTAACCTTCATTTGGTCGATACTGTAGAGATATCTAATGGCCAAAAGCTCAGGTCCCTAGGTTCTGTCGTTCTTCGCGGCAATAACATCATTCTTATTACACCTGCAGAAGAATAA
- a CDS encoding transposase produces the protein MEFRELSDDQWKFIKPHLPPQPITGRKRADDRKVINGILFVLITGCRWGDMPAIYGSQATAWRRLKRWSEEGIWNEIMESLRDSAYQKGKFSLDTVCIDSSFIETKKGEMTPRTTVTRKEKA, from the coding sequence ATGGAATTCAGAGAACTCTCTGATGATCAATGGAAGTTTATAAAGCCACACTTGCCACCACAACCAATTACCGGAAGAAAGAGAGCTGATGACCGTAAGGTCATCAATGGTATTCTCTTTGTTCTGATAACAGGTTGCAGATGGGGAGATATGCCAGCTATTTATGGTTCCCAGGCAACTGCCTGGAGAAGGCTGAAAAGGTGGTCAGAGGAAGGTATATGGAACGAGATAATGGAATCCCTTCGGGATTCCGCTTACCAGAAAGGTAAGTTCTCATTGGATACAGTGTGTATCGATAGCAGTTTCATCGAAACTAAAAAAGGGGAGATGACTCCTCGTACAACGGTCACAAGAAAAGAAAAGGCATAA
- a CDS encoding DUF3467 domain-containing protein: protein MSTDISTGKHQKKLRVEFYKPEDCRQVYSIGAVGGHSPYDFRIGFYNDNPRPGTDEDGLQVIQRRLETEVILSPLAALELSRWLTQHLKEYEAMFGPIPRPNRAETKSESPVDNSRENSEIQGYI from the coding sequence ATGAGCACCGATATTAGTACAGGAAAACACCAGAAGAAACTGAGGGTAGAATTCTATAAGCCGGAAGATTGCAGACAGGTGTATTCTATAGGTGCCGTGGGGGGCCACAGCCCGTATGATTTTAGAATAGGTTTCTATAATGATAATCCTAGGCCAGGAACAGATGAGGATGGATTACAGGTTATCCAGCGCAGGCTTGAGACCGAGGTTATCCTATCTCCTCTTGCAGCTCTTGAGTTGTCCAGGTGGCTAACCCAACATCTGAAAGAATACGAAGCCATGTTCGGTCCCATACCGCGGCCTAACAGGGCTGAAACGAAGTCTGAATCTCCTGTTGACAATAGCAGAGAGAATAGTGAAATACAGGGTTACATCTGA
- a CDS encoding ISNCY family transposase — protein MTKKSREYKGVLFEESIENYLNRESASICQFLHFLCIEDISKYVERTLYTNKSWHFKYNVSSMIKLFIVMCFRKLSYEKTVSSLTEEEAILLSFYDENGFIKLPSGKTLHHFVKYRLGEDGLKEIMMLVGEKILSLTQIKEAKIDSTPLEASRYDKHADYNPHYQCKMDKAHITMVGTYPIFMTHTNGNASDSPELIKHIEALKEMNVDIDFYSADGGYDSFLNHADIWYHLNARPIISYSSNAVINKEGEIERIDHWVNKMWKKGGDIHAKIEDKLKFLYKNGRYEQIGMYLRNKNIRDNLFMIFFKKRGECEPEHRHIKHTVKFDIREVRVESRELYSLLSFVAYQFLRLTELQNCMQGKNSVGRFF, from the coding sequence ATGACTAAAAAATCTAGAGAGTATAAAGGAGTCCTCTTCGAGGAGTCCATAGAAAATTATCTGAACAGAGAAAGCGCCTCAATTTGCCAATTCCTGCACTTTCTCTGCATAGAAGATATTTCAAAGTACGTCGAGCGTACTTTGTATACCAACAAAAGTTGGCATTTTAAGTATAACGTTTCATCGATGATAAAACTCTTCATTGTAATGTGTTTCAGGAAATTATCTTATGAAAAGACTGTTTCTTCTTTGACAGAAGAAGAGGCTATTCTACTCTCTTTTTATGATGAGAACGGATTCATAAAACTTCCTTCGGGAAAGACATTACACCACTTTGTGAAATATAGATTGGGTGAAGATGGGCTTAAAGAAATAATGATGTTAGTAGGTGAGAAGATCCTCAGCCTTACCCAAATAAAAGAAGCTAAGATCGATTCAACCCCGCTTGAAGCTTCAAGATACGATAAACATGCTGATTACAATCCACATTATCAATGTAAAATGGATAAAGCACATATTACAATGGTTGGAACATACCCAATATTTATGACCCATACTAATGGTAATGCATCAGATTCCCCTGAACTTATCAAACACATTGAAGCATTGAAAGAAATGAATGTTGATATTGATTTTTATTCTGCTGACGGGGGTTATGACTCTTTCCTGAATCATGCAGATATCTGGTACCATTTGAATGCAAGGCCAATTATTTCGTATTCTTCAAATGCTGTGATAAACAAAGAAGGTGAAATCGAAAGAATTGATCACTGGGTTAATAAGATGTGGAAAAAGGGTGGAGATATACATGCAAAGATTGAAGACAAGCTAAAATTCCTCTATAAAAACGGTAGATATGAACAGATAGGGATGTATCTTCGAAATAAAAATATCCGGGATAACTTGTTCATGATTTTTTTCAAGAAAAGAGGAGAATGTGAACCAGAACACAGGCATATCAAACACACAGTTAAATTCGATATCAGAGAAGTAAGAGTGGAGAGTAGAGAACTCTACTCTCTACTGAGCTTTGTGGCATATCAGTTTTTGAGGCTTACAGAACTACAAAATTGTATGCAAGGAAAAAATTCAGTTGGGAGATTCTTTTGA
- a CDS encoding cytochrome c biogenesis protein: MTHPPAHPRHVIKRVFLIVFSLFLLILAGSVVVCAQNTTSAIAVDYFYEEGCLKCQQASPVIENVTNTYECNLTSYEIISSYDLARSYGISVVPAVVVNKEIVITYNDYQGNTALLEDLLIKAIINGSGEINNTSDISKNEVKNATKLSPFLVFIAGLLSGFNPCILAVMAFLATLILSSSGKRKDILKMILGFCTGIFITYMIVGLSIMGTVYVLPSLKTTITTSMIVIIFILGFWHIYDAYHLWKYSKSTFHTPKAMIELLEKTSKSNILLLSFVSGGIFSLVKAPCVGAIYFSILDLLVGRTDLALGAFYLAIYNLGVIFPIIIMGILLGYGMKPETITKLKENKRVEIRLFTGMILLLLALLLHLHII, translated from the coding sequence ATGACGCATCCACCTGCGCATCCACGACATGTCATTAAACGGGTATTCCTGATCGTTTTTAGCCTGTTTTTATTAATATTAGCTGGAAGTGTTGTTGTCTGCGCTCAAAATACGACATCTGCTATTGCAGTAGACTATTTTTATGAGGAGGGATGCCTGAAATGTCAGCAGGCATCACCTGTAATAGAAAATGTTACAAATACTTATGAATGCAATCTAACGTCCTACGAAATTATTTCTTCCTATGACCTAGCCCGCAGTTATGGCATATCCGTGGTTCCTGCCGTGGTAGTGAACAAGGAAATAGTGATTACATATAACGATTACCAGGGAAATACTGCACTTTTGGAAGACCTGCTTATCAAAGCCATTATTAACGGATCTGGGGAAATAAATAATACATCAGACATATCTAAGAATGAAGTCAAAAATGCCACAAAACTTTCTCCTTTTTTAGTATTCATTGCAGGTCTGCTTTCAGGATTCAACCCTTGTATCCTTGCAGTTATGGCTTTTCTGGCCACGCTTATACTTTCATCCAGTGGAAAAAGAAAAGATATACTAAAAATGATACTGGGCTTTTGCACCGGTATTTTCATAACATACATGATAGTGGGCCTGAGCATTATGGGGACAGTATACGTGCTGCCTTCCCTTAAAACTACGATAACAACATCAATGATTGTTATCATCTTCATACTGGGCTTTTGGCATATTTATGATGCTTATCACCTGTGGAAATACTCTAAATCAACTTTTCATACTCCCAAAGCCATGATAGAGCTGCTTGAAAAAACATCTAAGAGCAATATCCTGCTCTTATCCTTTGTCTCAGGAGGAATCTTTTCCCTTGTAAAAGCACCCTGTGTGGGGGCTATTTATTTTTCGATTCTGGATCTGCTGGTAGGCAGAACGGATCTTGCTCTTGGAGCTTTCTACCTTGCGATCTATAATTTAGGTGTGATCTTTCCAATAATCATTATGGGAATATTACTTGGCTACGGCATGAAACCGGAGACCATCACAAAACTCAAGGAAAACAAGCGTGTAGAAATCAGGCTTTTCACAGGAATGATACTTCTACTCCTTGCTCTGCTGCTGCATCTGCATATAATCTGA
- a CDS encoding SIMPL domain-containing protein (The SIMPL domain is named for its presence in mouse protein SIMPL (signalling molecule that associates with mouse pelle-like kinase). Bacterial member BP26, from Brucella, was shown to assemble into a channel-like structure, while YggE from E. coli has been associated with resistance to oxidative stress.) has translation MTDETSSNKMYIVLVVLAIAVALMAAVIYANSVATSGQNGEHTLSISGSGEQKMTPDTASLSVGVVVQASTANESSTQNAAIMSAVISELKRIGLQDNEIQTSYVSIQPVYDYSGTQKIVAYSASNNVQVTTQKVDSLSAIIDGATAAGANQIGGITFSVSDKKQQELRDELFKAAVADASSKAEKLASSLGVIIVGVQTASVSEGGNVQPLYSPSAAGAAVATPIQPGETTVSLSVQVTYITK, from the coding sequence ATGACAGATGAAACTTCTAGTAATAAAATGTATATTGTGCTTGTTGTACTCGCAATTGCTGTAGCGTTGATGGCAGCTGTAATATATGCCAATTCAGTGGCTACATCTGGACAGAACGGTGAACACACTCTTTCCATCTCAGGTTCTGGTGAACAGAAGATGACTCCAGATACGGCTTCATTAAGTGTCGGAGTTGTTGTTCAGGCATCTACTGCAAATGAATCATCTACTCAAAATGCAGCCATTATGAGTGCTGTTATTAGTGAGCTGAAGAGAATAGGATTACAGGATAATGAAATTCAGACATCCTATGTTTCCATTCAACCAGTATACGATTACAGTGGCACACAAAAAATAGTAGCTTACTCTGCTTCCAATAATGTGCAAGTCACTACGCAGAAGGTAGATAGTTTAAGTGCTATCATTGACGGAGCAACAGCTGCCGGAGCCAACCAAATCGGAGGTATAACCTTTTCAGTATCCGACAAAAAGCAGCAGGAACTTAGGGATGAACTATTCAAAGCGGCAGTAGCCGATGCATCATCTAAAGCCGAGAAACTCGCTTCAAGTCTGGGTGTCATAATAGTAGGAGTGCAGACAGCTTCCGTAAGTGAAGGGGGCAATGTACAGCCGCTATATTCACCATCAGCAGCTGGAGCAGCAGTTGCTACACCAATTCAGCCAGGTGAAACGACAGTTTCCCTGTCCGTACAAGTGACATACATTACCAAGTGA
- a CDS encoding LamG-like jellyroll fold domain-containing protein, with protein sequence MTAGSILMVLLLIGLCSLPIVEAATNSYTKTLTTTSELSNGAWYSGYTISGDRMTGSGAGEYISPAFTAVNLTSGDFTYTNDDGYNELDYGWLYSNTLWMNSTDGRHVTGGHAYYNIRYSFSSSSSSVIPDQVIVDSSGSHQDSTKGSGANMMAILGHVQQDYIDFDGTANGYTRTDFAYDYDAGYWAIAAMIKPDGTAGSPIGISDSGSNAVIELQYVDATADYWQLLVRDQNENSVASYNTSVTITPNAWHYVVMYADATYVYVYMDGQYVTKIDLTYNASSQLNLDYIQLGGIYYGGNNIASFDGKMDEFRFMAGALPASERSASGIMGTYMTACVNGNIPVKKDYYKLSGAGDGNLYSVITGYGVGGYYVNDLSMTWTNTKPNIVSMFPVDDYTYDTDPDITLAVNITDADINYEDYFAAFFYVDGEYVGSAGRTTNGEIQQNIGTFTGGYHTWAANVQDTWSGVTSTGTEGFYVLSTLYIRDEQDFENTIDDATITLNFYTDNTSTTKTSSDGTIELTGLPVQNILVTASADGYYDRKTIITSLYDTQNIYLIDENASVIYNTFKLNTQSISYPVTDYWIDIQKPMNGSVDTVFSSYFGFDGSCGTNLIQSDVYRLVIHSPDGSEYAYGWLYPDPDGTMDITITSSGGVDMVTNWLTTTLTVDDEADSITYYYTSDKEVELATFTITEDEEVIQTYNVTSDSESFVYSSDSSKHVYLLTVEITTTDGDSYEVTYPITLNEENLNPFPTSYPNWFKQAIVSIVAVLFILGFSSFRADVGCLGAAGIFGAAYLFDWFPLSLTALFGIILIAMAAAIKFKRKQDRTW encoded by the coding sequence ATGACAGCAGGCTCAATCCTAATGGTGCTGCTACTCATCGGTCTTTGTTCTCTTCCGATTGTGGAAGCAGCAACCAACAGCTACACCAAAACACTAACAACGACCAGTGAACTCAGTAACGGTGCTTGGTATAGTGGCTATACCATATCAGGTGACAGGATGACAGGTTCAGGTGCAGGCGAATACATATCACCTGCCTTCACAGCAGTCAACCTGACTTCAGGCGACTTCACCTACACCAATGATGATGGATACAATGAATTAGATTATGGATGGCTTTATTCAAACACTCTCTGGATGAACTCCACTGATGGTAGACACGTAACAGGTGGTCACGCCTACTACAACATCCGTTACTCCTTTAGTTCCAGTAGTAGCAGTGTAATTCCTGACCAAGTGATAGTCGATAGTTCCGGCTCCCACCAAGACTCTACCAAAGGCTCGGGAGCAAACATGATGGCAATTCTCGGTCATGTTCAGCAGGACTACATAGACTTTGACGGAACCGCTAACGGATACACTAGAACCGATTTCGCATACGACTATGATGCTGGATATTGGGCTATCGCTGCAATGATAAAACCAGATGGCACAGCAGGTTCTCCCATAGGTATCAGTGACAGTGGCAGCAATGCAGTTATCGAGCTTCAGTATGTTGATGCGACTGCTGACTATTGGCAACTCCTTGTCAGAGACCAAAACGAAAACTCAGTAGCTTCATACAACACTTCAGTAACCATAACCCCTAACGCATGGCACTATGTCGTTATGTATGCAGACGCTACCTACGTATATGTCTACATGGATGGCCAGTACGTCACTAAAATCGACCTGACATACAATGCAAGCAGTCAACTGAATCTGGATTACATACAGCTTGGTGGTATCTACTACGGTGGAAACAACATCGCTTCCTTTGATGGAAAGATGGATGAGTTCAGGTTCATGGCGGGTGCTCTTCCTGCTTCCGAAAGAAGTGCATCGGGCATCATGGGGACATACATGACGGCTTGCGTTAACGGAAATATCCCCGTTAAGAAAGACTACTACAAACTTTCAGGCGCAGGTGACGGCAATCTGTACAGTGTCATCACAGGATACGGTGTCGGTGGGTACTATGTCAATGACTTGTCGATGACATGGACAAACACAAAACCAAATATAGTATCCATGTTTCCCGTAGATGATTACACCTACGATACAGATCCTGACATTACCCTGGCTGTAAACATCACTGATGCCGATATCAACTATGAGGACTACTTTGCTGCCTTCTTTTACGTAGACGGGGAATATGTCGGTTCAGCAGGCCGGACCACCAATGGTGAAATCCAGCAAAATATAGGCACGTTCACAGGGGGCTATCACACTTGGGCTGCCAACGTACAAGACACATGGTCAGGTGTGACATCAACAGGCACTGAAGGCTTCTATGTTCTCTCAACCCTCTACATAAGAGATGAGCAGGACTTTGAGAACACAATTGATGATGCTACCATCACCCTGAACTTCTACACTGACAACACATCGACTACAAAAACTTCATCTGACGGTACAATAGAACTGACAGGCCTTCCAGTTCAGAACATCCTAGTTACAGCTTCAGCCGATGGTTATTATGACCGGAAAACAATCATAACTAGCCTGTATGATACTCAAAACATCTACCTAATAGATGAAAATGCATCTGTTATCTACAATACATTCAAGCTGAATACACAATCAATCAGTTACCCCGTAACAGATTACTGGATTGATATTCAGAAGCCAATGAATGGTTCAGTAGACACGGTCTTCTCAAGCTACTTTGGCTTTGACGGATCCTGTGGTACCAATCTTATTCAGTCCGATGTCTATAGGCTTGTAATTCATTCACCCGATGGCTCAGAATATGCTTATGGGTGGCTATATCCTGACCCTGACGGCACGATGGACATAACAATCACTAGCAGTGGGGGCGTTGACATGGTCACTAACTGGCTCACTACGACCCTTACAGTCGATGATGAAGCTGATTCAATAACCTACTACTACACCTCAGACAAAGAAGTAGAACTTGCCACATTCACCATTACAGAAGATGAGGAGGTCATACAGACTTACAATGTCACATCTGATAGTGAATCGTTCGTCTACTCTTCAGATTCTTCAAAGCACGTCTATCTGCTCACGGTTGAAATCACTACAACTGATGGTGATTCTTATGAGGTCACATACCCGATAACCCTAAACGAAGAGAACCTTAACCCCTTCCCGACAAGTTATCCCAATTGGTTCAAACAAGCTATCGTATCCATAGTTGCAGTCCTCTTTATACTCGGATTCAGCAGCTTCAGGGCTGATGTTGGGTGTCTGGGTGCAGCCGGGATCTTTGGGGCTGCCTATCTTTTCGACTGGTTCCCATTGAGTCTGACCGCACTCTTCGGTATCATTCTGATAGCAATGGCAGCAGCAATCAAATTCAAGCGTAAGCAGGATAGGACGTGGTAA
- a CDS encoding prepilin peptidase, translating to MNLTTCLYSIISLILLYAAYLDIRERRVPNMVWVAMASVTLPFWTLDTTFAAVIISLILYMTGTIGAADAKCFMVLSLSVNALVIMLVSFLLFPLFIPARKWGGHQTYPFLLPLTTAAILCFGFGLLG from the coding sequence ATGAACCTGACTACATGTCTGTATTCCATAATTAGTCTGATCTTGCTGTATGCTGCCTATCTGGATATTAGAGAGAGACGAGTTCCTAACATGGTATGGGTGGCAATGGCTTCTGTCACCCTACCCTTCTGGACCCTGGACACGACCTTTGCAGCAGTGATAATCTCTTTGATACTCTACATGACAGGAACAATAGGGGCGGCTGATGCTAAATGTTTCATGGTGCTGTCTTTGTCGGTCAATGCCCTTGTGATCATGCTTGTATCGTTTTTGCTATTTCCTCTGTTTATTCCAGCTCGTAAATGGGGTGGTCATCAAACATACCCATTTTTGCTACCCTTAACTACTGCAGCAATACTGTGCTTTGGCTTTGGGCTGCTTGGATAG
- a CDS encoding ribonuclease HI family protein produces the protein MKIIQFDGGAVPNPGTRVIGIILLDDNHVLKEISRKLDGIGTNNEAEYSALIEGLKQALALGWTEILVHGDSKLVVNQVAGSWKVNKDNLKPLNAEAKTLLSKFKSVKIEWILREKNARADAAASRALGFDEDPFHDNLYERDIGIHCPKCKKECTFEWIVFKNGERNISQSCPVHGYLRSAPMVPAYIERIKSESLLQYMNDDKTPAKCKGCSRQRVCKLVEQGFIDICEYK, from the coding sequence ATGAAAATCATCCAATTCGACGGTGGTGCAGTTCCAAACCCCGGCACAAGAGTAATAGGTATCATCCTCCTCGACGACAACCACGTTCTCAAGGAGATATCCCGAAAGCTTGATGGCATAGGTACCAACAACGAAGCCGAATATTCAGCCCTCATAGAAGGTCTGAAACAGGCACTTGCACTTGGATGGACCGAGATATTGGTGCACGGCGACAGTAAACTCGTTGTGAATCAGGTGGCAGGTTCATGGAAGGTAAACAAAGACAACCTGAAACCATTGAACGCAGAAGCCAAGACACTCTTATCCAAGTTCAAGTCTGTAAAGATTGAGTGGATTCTAAGAGAAAAGAATGCGAGGGCAGATGCAGCAGCATCAAGGGCATTGGGGTTCGATGAAGACCCGTTTCATGACAATCTGTATGAACGTGATATTGGCATCCATTGTCCCAAATGCAAGAAGGAATGCACTTTTGAGTGGATAGTATTCAAGAATGGTGAGAGGAACATAAGTCAAAGCTGTCCAGTTCATGGTTACTTGCGGTCTGCACCTATGGTCCCTGCGTACATCGAGAGGATAAAGAGCGAGTCATTGTTGCAGTATATGAACGATGATAAGACTCCTGCAAAGTGTAAGGGTTGCAGTAGACAAAGAGTCTGCAAGCTGGTGGAGCAGGGATTTATTGACATTTGTGAGTATAAGTAG
- a CDS encoding phage integrase N-terminal SAM-like domain-containing protein: MEKTELIEAFIFDCQTRGRTKHTLESYRGIVKEFLNLFPDPGLVSKHDLRDFLSHLQKRELKIATLKTCFSTLSTFYDFLIYEEMAETNPILPFRRRYLDKPIKNDRRQLLSVKSMKQLIGSIEPIREQAMLLTLAKHGVRRDEYLCLKDENIDLRRNEIIYPQKAKRNNRVLPIDDELHDVLMEYKRWRAKHETSPWFWVTTFGGGKIHKDYTNEVLAYYAEPLGLHEPNGPLEKRLTCHCFRKWFTHHLFAKGMDETSIMILRGDSLKGKAWTGSYLEPNELTEQIKKEYFKCIPKLL, encoded by the coding sequence ATGGAAAAAACGGAATTAATAGAAGCTTTTATCTTCGATTGTCAAACAAGAGGTCGAACTAAGCACACTCTTGAGAGTTATAGAGGAATTGTAAAAGAGTTCCTTAATCTCTTTCCGGACCCGGGACTTGTAAGTAAGCACGATCTGAGGGATTTCTTGAGCCACTTGCAGAAGAGGGAATTGAAAATAGCCACTCTCAAGACGTGTTTTTCAACACTTAGCACCTTCTATGATTTCCTGATATACGAAGAAATGGCAGAGACAAATCCCATTCTCCCATTCCGGAGAAGATATCTTGATAAACCAATCAAAAATGATCGTAGGCAGCTCTTAAGTGTCAAATCTATGAAACAGCTCATAGGCTCCATTGAACCTATCCGTGAACAAGCCATGCTTCTGACTCTAGCAAAACATGGTGTAAGGCGTGATGAGTACCTATGTCTCAAGGATGAAAACATAGACTTGCGGCGAAATGAAATAATCTACCCCCAAAAAGCTAAGCGTAATAACCGCGTCCTTCCGATAGATGATGAATTGCATGACGTCTTGATGGAATATAAGAGATGGAGGGCAAAACATGAAACTAGTCCATGGTTCTGGGTTACTACATTCGGAGGAGGCAAGATCCACAAGGACTATACAAATGAAGTTCTAGCATATTATGCTGAACCTCTTGGCCTCCATGAACCAAATGGTCCTCTTGAGAAACGCCTCACATGCCACTGCTTCAGGAAATGGTTTACGCATCACCTGTTTGCGAAAGGAATGGATGAAACAAGTATCATGATATTAAGAGGTGATAGTCTGAAAGGAAAAGCATGGACAGGCTCCTATTTAGAGCCTAACGAGTTGACAGAACAAATCAAAAAAGAATACTTCAAGTGCATTCCAAAATTATTGTAA